A genomic window from Camelina sativa cultivar DH55 chromosome 2, Cs, whole genome shotgun sequence includes:
- the LOC104734571 gene encoding xyloglucan endotransglucosylase/hydrolase protein 22-like → MAIISYLLPLFLLLIIISSASANFQRDVEITWGDGRGQIKNNGELLTLSLDKSSGSGFQSKNEYLFGKIDMQMKLVPGNSAGTVTTLYLKSPGTTWDEIDFEFLGNSSGDPYTLHTNVYTQGKGDKEQQFKLWFDPTADFHTYSILWNPQRIIFTVDGTPIREFKNMESLGTLFPKNKPMRMYSSLWNADDWATRGGLVKTDWSKAPFTATYRGFKQEACVWSNGKSSCPNGSKQGTTGTSGSWLSQQLDSTAQQRMRWVQRNYMIYNYCTDSKRFPQGLPKECLAA, encoded by the exons ATGGCGATCATCAGTTActtacttcctctgtttcttttacttatcatcatctcctctgcTTCAGCTAATTTCCAAAGAGACGTTGAGATTACTTGGGGTGATGGACGTGGACAGATCAAGAACAATGGAGAGCTTCTCACTCTATCACTTGACAAATCCTCTGGCTCTGGATTCCAATCCAAGAACGAGTACTTGTTTGGTAAAATCGACATGCAAATGAAACTCGTCCCTGGAAACTCCGCAGGAACAGTGACAACACTTTAC TTGAAATCACCTGGAACAACATGGGACGAGATTGACTTCGAGTTTTTGGGAAATTCAAGTGGAGATCCTTACACACTTCACACAAATGTCTACACTCAAGGCAAAGGAGACAAAGAACAACAGTTCAAACTCTGGTTTGACCCGACAGCTGATTTCCACACTTACTCTATTCTATGGAACCCACAAAGGATCATCTTCACCGTCGATGGAACTCCGATTAGAGAATTCAAGAACATGGAGTCTCTAGGCACTCTGTTCCCCAAGAACAAACCAATGAGAATGTACTCTAGTCTCTGGAACGCTGATGATTGGGCCACGAGAGGTGGTTTGGTCAAAACCGATTGGTCTAAAGCTCCTTTCACTGCTACCTACCGTGGGTTTAAACAAGAAGCTTGTGTTTGGTCAAACGGCAAGTCTTCTTGTCCTAATGGCTCGAAACAGGGGACTACAGGCACCAGTGGCTCGTGGTTGTCACAGCAGCTTGACTCAACTGCTCAACAAAGAATGAGATGGGTGCAAAGAAACTACATGATCTATAATTACTGTACCGATTCTAAGAGGTTCCCACAAGGTCTTCCTAAAGAGTGTTTAGCTGCGTAG